The Hermetia illucens chromosome 2, iHerIll2.2.curated.20191125, whole genome shotgun sequence genomic interval tgaagaggacgcatgatatgacatccccttgtcttagaccattgttgatgtcgaatggttttgaaagtgatcccgctgcttttatctggcctcgcacattggtcaaagccagcctagtcagtcttattaatttcgtcgggataccgaattctttcatggccgtgtacagtttaccctggctatgctatcataggcggctttaaatttgatgaaaaaatgatgGAACTCTAgtccatgttccaacagtttttccatcgcttgccgcaagagaaaatctgatctgttgctgatgtgCCTGAAGTgtagcttctttggtatgggtcaatgatgttctggacgtatggagctatccgggctagcaagatagtggagaatatctatagatggtaatcagcaacgtaatacctctataattgctacacggtgtgatatttccctttttatgtatgagacagataatgcctctttaccagtcgtcaggcattgattcgctgtcccattccttgagcattagttgatgaatcacttggtgtagttggtcgtctcCAAATTTAAccactgtaattccatcggctcctagcgacttaggatttttaagccgatgaattggacggactgtttcttctacacttggtggtggcagtatttttccgtcgtcttcagttggtgggacctccaattcaccgatgttctggttgttgagcatcaaaatactcaacccatcgctccaatatgcccattctgtcgtaaatcagatttccctcttcgtctcggcaggataagcatcgaggtgaataaggcttcatcttgctgacctgttggtaaaacttccgcgcctggtgccgttgctccctgtaattttcgagttcacagacctgttagttctcccaggcttccttcttccgcctGTGGagtcgttctttgagaatgcaaaattactcggtatgcaacaatCTTCCgttgcgttgctagcttacattcatcgtcaaaccagccatttcgacttttcttgcggctgaggccaagtatgtttgtgaacgtatcaatgataacactcgccaggtggttgtgaagatcatttgttgatacttcatctccagcacctctgttgactgcggttattgtggcatccatttccctcttataggtgtgttgtgaaggctgtgttgtgaatggcttcggtattcactctcacctgattgtcaggggggattttaggtggtgttgtaattcgagccaggagcaccatgccaacgagatagtgatccgaatctatattggccccctatatgttttgacatccatcaaggctgagaggtggcggcgtttgatcagcacgtgatcaatttggttcaaagttgtcccgtctggagaggcctacgtatgtttgtgaaccgctttccggtaaaccaggtacttccaacaaccatttcgtaggatactgctaactgaataagtCCGTAGACATTGGTATcctcatgtaagctatgggagtcgacgtatcgcctgaatatgggctccgtccctactagactgttgaaatcttcaagtatgattttgatatcatacttgggataggcttcgagggtccgctgaactgcctcatagaaggaatccttctccgactctgcagtctcctctgtaggggcgtgaacgtttatgagtcttatatttttaaatttgccttgtAAGTGCAGTGTTaacagcctttcgcttatattttcaaagccgataacagcagttttcattttttggctaactaagaaacctacttcgagcacatggtttactagatggccgcaataatatatggtatagcggctcttctccaggaaaccggtccctgtccatcgcatctcttgcaacgctgttacattagccttatattggggcaggatatcggctagctgctcagtagcattcggtctgtacagggagcacacgttccatgagaaaatgcgcaaatggttaatccgttgtcgttgccgggttcctcgttgtaaaatccattatgttcgaggctcctttggtggcttcgtaacatcggttttccgtgtagggttgtcagccctacccaacccccaacctggaggaccagttggcacattttgtccggtttttaggggccggagactcgccttcatccttttccgtctgcagtttttcataaagaaagaactgccagcgatcaccacgtggaggtggagatagggtttggtagtagagctgctggtgctggttcagcaggcgtttcccaggttttattctctatcgtaggtaccaatccacgtttcgccctgggacctatactaccctttgaccgccaaagTTGCATATACTTTGTTCAAATGAGTTCTagtttttatttgaacaaagtTACATATACTTAAGATAAGAGAAAACCACAACTTCCTTTGTGTTTTTGTACATTCGACTATAAGAGGCTAAATTTGTCGGCCCCTTGAACTCATTATAAGCGAGTTGCACAGTATATCCGCGCCCGATTCTAAACATCCCAGGTCATAGAAGGGGCACAACCTCAGCTTCCCGTCTTAATTAGTAGCAGATACATTTAGTCTGGGTGGAGTTTACGGCCATTCAGATGGTGGCCTTTCCCTCCTCCTCTCGCTGTAGACATAATGCGGTGGAATTTCTCTTTCCATATTCTCGTAACATTTTGTGGCAATGTGTGTTCAGCCGTTTTCAGGAAAACTGCACGCGCACACAGTCTGTAGCAAATTCAttcataaaataattttgacatttattttaataaaggTTCCACTAAACTATTCAATGTCGTGCTGCGCATTATCGCTTATATTGCCACATAATTGTGTATTTCTAGGCTGATTTTAAGCAACTGGATCTAAAAAGATCACAAAGTTTAATATGTTTAATGGAAACAAAGAAATACAAaatcttttgtctttttcttcagtaTTTGTCCCATTCAAAAGCGGGGTTGGTTCATCtggatcggttgcgccatttttctcgatcatagacctgatctggatgaagtcgagAAGCTCTCAAATGACAATCGAGGGTATtaggctggccttttggtcctttcctttcgacttcgatattcaggtcTCTTTACTAATGATTTCTCTTCAATGTGAATTATATGGCCATACCATTTTTCCTCGATCGAAGCCCCATATCAactgcggatgtcctcatttcggatgagatGGTGACGTGCTACGCTACTGATCTCTCggacgccgccaagagttcgcaatttttcttgctaagaatccaagttttcgaggaatacatgaggacttggcaagatcattgtcttgtacagtaagagttttgaccgtatggtgagacgttccgagcggaacagtttttgtaagctgaaacagccAATTGTATATAATTTATACAAttatattccatttttggacaagttggtgGAGATCGGCTTTGTTATGAGGCccaaggaaaacatcatctgcctaGAGTGGTGTGTAGGACGGTAGGCGTTGGACGTCCCGTGTGACACTGTCCGTAACAGGTGGTCTTGATATACCTGCCATAATTCGAATTTTATTCTTTGGATTGTGTTAGAGCAGTTTAACCAAGCGCATGAGTTGCATCCCCTCCCCCCGCCCCCCTCTTGCAAGCCTTGTTTCTGGCACACGGTAAAACACCATCTCTAGatcgagaaatgcaatgtagaaagGGCGATTCCTcccacagtgtttctccatgagtaatcgcgcagcatATATTGTGTCGGTagctccacagttcttgacaaatccgaatTGAGTTACAGTTAGTTTAATTATGTTGCAAATAGTGTCGGGTCAagagtgcgttcaaaaatcttcaatgTAATAGACCGCTTGGGTAATATTGATCTCAAATCTCGCCGAGCGATGTTGAGatacgatggtctcatagggaacggctttgcagtcgaTGATAGCgactaatttacttatgtcCTGACGCCCCGTCCATGAATTAAAGACGCCTGTTCATTTTTAACCAGGATCGAGCGTCTACGGCGAACGTCTTAGCATTTCTCTGATGCTTTTTATTAAACGCGgtcattttttttcaacgattttgaaTGTGTTTCCTTGGTCGGCCTGTAGCGGAACCTGTTAACAAGAGAGATCACAAAAACTCATAAACATTAGctgatttcaaaatcgaaagtcTCAGTGACTCCGCTATGCCTGAAATGAGAAACATCGATATACGATACGATACAAAACAGATAGAAAAAGTTTCCAAATGCAAGGTCATAGTTTACACTGAAATTTATTAATTCCGAGCTATCAcagtctcggcagatgccggattttacctaatactagcattaagtgccaCTATTATATCTAGTTGTATTTAATGTTTAGTAGCTAATTTAAATCAACTTGGAAAAACATggtttttgtcagatttttagtTTGCTAATATTCCTTAACTATTTTGATCTTTGAATTTGTCGACCACTATCCTGAAAACTATTTCCAAACCGGCCTTTTGATTTGTGCAAATGGAATAGCATTTTTCTCTGCAAGTTTCACAAATTCAATACCATATTTTCGAGCTGCTTCAAATAATGTATGGACGTCAGCCTCTGCAATGTGTTTGTATGGCGGGTAATAGTTGAAGATCCTTTTATATACATCTCGCAATTTATATGATTTGTTTTCTGTCGGGAATAATTCCCTGCACACTTTGTTTAATTTAATGCTTTGGTTCTGAGTATTCTCCTCAAATGATGACTTATATTTTTTCACATTCTCCCCCTTAAAATTTCGTTTTGGTGTAGTTTCATTTATTCTCTGGCGTTCAAGAAGTTCATTTAATTCACTTAGACCCTCACTATTTGAGTGGTCTTCGATTAAATTTAATTCGCTGTTTGAAACGGTAGTTTCCAATATTTGCTCCGCTATTTGGGGAGACAATTTCTCAGATTCCTCGACGTTTGACAAAACGTTTACCAATAATTGGTCCTCCTCCTTGATTGAATCAAGCTCTCTAAAATTGTTTAAAGAATCTGAGTTTTCTTCGCTGTCTGAAATGACAGCTCCTAATATTTGCTCCGGCATTTGGGGAGAGAATTTCTCAGATTCCTCGACATTTGACAAAACGTTTACCAATAATTGCTCCTCCTTAATTGAATCAAGCTCTCtaaaattacttaaaaaatctgaattttctTCGCTGTCTGAAACGGGAGTTTTCAATATTTGCTCCGCCATTTGGGGAGACAATTTTTCAGATTCCACGAAGTTCGACAAAACATTTACCAATAATCGATCCTCCTCCTTGATTGAATCAAGCTCTCTAAAATTGCTTAAAGAATC includes:
- the LOC119650007 gene encoding uncharacterized protein LOC119650007 isoform X2; amino-acid sequence: MNNFIDDDHKSSIQHRALMAETSDNAGAVGTIRTFVFLDIETTGLPKFNFGKANITELAMWTLSREDFLRSEDTECRLLGKWKSVFRPGRSINPRTSELTGLNNEMLEDYEKFDVAAKAMVSYLELHPKPICLIAHNGNEHDFPIIKQYFDKINKKIPGFLWCSDSLSIFKELNSIAEDRLLVNVLSNVEESEKSSSQMAKQILETTISESEENSDFLNNFRELDSIKESEKLSAQMAEQILESAVSNIEENSDSLSNFRELDSIKEEDRLLVNVLSNFVESEKLSPQMAEQILKTPVSDSEENSDFLSNFRELDSIKEEQLLVNVLSNVEESEKFSPQMPEQILGAVISDSEENSDSLNNFRELDSIKEEDQLLVNVLSNVEESEKLSPQIAEQILETTVSNSELNLIEDHSNSEGLSELNELLERQRINETTPKRNFKGENVKKYKSSFEENTQNQSIKLNKVCRELFPTENKSYKLRDVYKRIFNYYPPYKHIAEADVHTLFEAARKYGIEFVKLAEKNAIPFAQIKRPVWK